GAACTCGTTTTGCATGGCCGGATATTCGCGGGCGATTTCGTCAATGGCCTTGGCAACAGCCCGCGCGTCTGACGAAACGAATGGTGTGACAGCCGCCAGACCTTGGCTCGGCAATTTGGACGAGTGGAAGATCGTGGTGACGATACCGATATCACCCAAGCCCAGTTGCACGCCTTCAAGCACGCCTTTGGGTTTCACGATGGAGCCGCCATAGTTTTCCTGCCAGTCCATCGCGTATTTTCCGCTTTCGGCAAGGCGTTTGTCGACCTCAGGAATGAAGAAGTCGGTAAATTCTTTCACCCACAAGGCGCGGGCTGGATAGCCGTCGATAACGACTGCAGAAATCCGTTCTTGAGCGGCAAGCGGCAGCGCCGTCATCGTCGCGAGGGCCGCCCCCATAAGGCTACGTCGTGTCCAATTGTTCATTTTGTCTTCCTCCCAGAAAGTTTGGCATTTTGCCTAAATTATAGTTAGTTAAGCTTCACCCAGTTGACCGTTAAATCCGTGCCCGCCGCCTCAAACAGCTTGGCAATTGCGCAGTATTTCGCAGTCTCGCGGCCTACGTTTTCCAACTCCTCTTGGCTGGCGGGTGTGGTGCAATTCACCGTCAGGGTGATTGCAGGAAATGGCACGTCGATCTCTTCCTCCATGAGAACGCCACGCCGGTCGAATTGACACGCCGCATCGATGCTGATTTCCCCCAAATCAACACCCAGGCGATGTGCATTTTTGTGTCCGATGACATTGGTGCAGGCGATAAGCGCCGTCATCGCTGTCTCGGTTGGTGAGGGGCCCATGTTGGTGCCCCCGCGCTCTATTGGCTCGTCGATGATGACCTTTACATCGCGCACGGGAATCTCTGTGCGCGCATGTGTCGGGCAACTGGCGGTTGCTCGATAGGTCACGACGGATTTCATCTTGATTGCGATGGGACGTTCCTTTCAGGCGAAACTACAGACTTTGTCGAACGGAAACCGCGGCAGTTTCTGAAACAATGCGGTCTCGTCAGCGTAGCCGATATTGCACAGGAAGTTGGATTTCAGCGTCGTTCCGGCGAAGAACTCCTCGTCCACGATCGCGTTCGAGAAGCCCGACATCGCACCTACATCAAGACCCAAAGCGCGCGCTGCGATCATGAAGTAAGCGCCCTGCAGGGTACCGTTTCGATACGCGGTATCGGCGCAATATTCGGGGTTTCCGTCAAAGAGGTGACGACGATCCTCGTGCGGGAACAGGAACGGAAGCTCTTTCCAGAAATCCATGTCATGGGCGATAATCGCAGTCACAGGCGCGCCCATCATCTTAGGGACGTTTTGCGGCTTCAGCGATTTGGCCAACCGCGCCTTTCCTTCGGGAGTCTTCACGAAGACAAACCGCGCGGGCAAGGTGTTCATGCTCGTCGGGCCGTTGATCGTGATGTCATATAACTCATGCAAGACGCTGTCGGCGATCGGTTGGTCTTTCCACGCATAATGAGATCGCGCATCGCGCAAGATCAGGTCGATCGCATCATCCGACAGCCGACTGATACGTCTGTGCAACGCGCGGTGGTTTTCCTGCGCCGAACTTCGTGCCTGTTCAAGCTCTTTGCCGGTCGGTGCATTCATTCCGCGGCCACCGATGCTGCGTGGTCTTTCTCGTCCACAATCGGGTTGGAGCAGATGCCGATGCCCTCGATCTCGATGTCCACGACTTCGCCCGGAACCAACCAGCGCGGGTTCGGCTTCTTGGCGTGGCCCACACCCGGAGGCGTGCCCATCGCGATCAGATCGCCCGGCTCTAGGGTTGTGTACTCAGAGATGGTCGCGATGGTTTGCGCCACGGACCAGATCATGTTGGCGGTGTTGGAGGACTGCAAAATTTCATCGCCCACACGGCTTTCAATTTTAAGCCCACTGGCCCCTGCTGGCACTTCGTCCGGTGTCACTACAAACGGCCCAATCGCGCCGGTGTCATCGAAATTCTTGCCCGGCGTCCACTGGTGGGTCTTGCGTTGG
Above is a window of Litoreibacter janthinus DNA encoding:
- a CDS encoding OsmC family protein, encoding MKSVVTYRATASCPTHARTEIPVRDVKVIIDEPIERGGTNMGPSPTETAMTALIACTNVIGHKNAHRLGVDLGEISIDAACQFDRRGVLMEEEIDVPFPAITLTVNCTTPASQEELENVGRETAKYCAIAKLFEAAGTDLTVNWVKLN
- a CDS encoding malonic semialdehyde reductase gives rise to the protein MNAPTGKELEQARSSAQENHRALHRRISRLSDDAIDLILRDARSHYAWKDQPIADSVLHELYDITINGPTSMNTLPARFVFVKTPEGKARLAKSLKPQNVPKMMGAPVTAIIAHDMDFWKELPFLFPHEDRRHLFDGNPEYCADTAYRNGTLQGAYFMIAARALGLDVGAMSGFSNAIVDEEFFAGTTLKSNFLCNIGYADETALFQKLPRFPFDKVCSFA